In Thermosphaera sp., the sequence TGTAGTCTATCTTTTTAAAGTCCTTGAGATAAAGGACTACTTTTATGATTGATGCAGTGATATTATAAATCAGGAATGTGTTTGACACATAGAAAACGGGGGATAGGCTCAAAGCCGCCGCGAACAAGGCCTGCGAAAATAAAACTCTTGGCTGATAACCATGCAGGCTAGCTAGACTTCTACCGGCGAGGGAGTCCATTAATGCTAGAAGGACGAATCTTGCAGGGGTGGAGCATCCGACGAGACTGCTTATGAAGGCGCTTAAAAGTATCAATGGTGGTGTTGCATAGGTAAACAAACCTCTTAGAACAGGCATGTCCCAGAACAAAACTGTTAATGTAAAGAATAAAATTATTAATGATAGATCTTGCAGTAGACTATCTAAACCTAAATAATTGAATATTAAGTAGGAGAGGGCCGTCCAGAAGAGGGGAGTGTAGTAACTAACATACTCGCTTGGAGTTTTGAATAAAACCATATAGTTGACCGCGAATATGATCATCATTAACGTTAACACCATAATTAGAAGAACCTGATTAAACATTAATGTGAGGATGTCGATGATTATGATGGATAAAGCTATCAATACTAACTCGATCATTATCTCACTTTGGAACCGGCACTTTGTTCAATGCTTCATCAATGATCGAATCGATGTTAATCCCCTCCAGTTCGTATTCCTCCTTGATTCTTACCCGGTGTGATATCACGGGATCTGCTAGCTTCTTCACATCATCCGGTATTACATAATCTCTATTATCCATTAAGGCATACACTCTGCTTACCCTCATCAAGTGAATGCTTGCACGATGAGAAGGACCGAATGCGACAGCCTCATGGCTTCTCAAGTATCCTATTAGTGACGCGATATAGTTCACAATCAGCTTATCCACGTGTATTAATTGGGGGAGCGAGGCGGCAACCTGTACAAGCTCCTGGGGCTTAGTAACTTGGTCTATGGGGAGCTCCAAGATTACATCCGATTTTTCAATTATTTCCTCTTCTTCCTCTATGGGGTTATAATAGCTCTTGATAGATGTTGCGAACCTATCTAGGAGTGTTTCGAGGACTTGGTATGGTGCCGTCGCCAGTTTCGTCGGAACCTGTGTCCCTATGACCATG encodes:
- a CDS encoding MoxR family ATPase, with amino-acid sequence MDFDSARSLVNEVVKEIRRVYVGKEEIVKLSVATLVANGHLLIEGYPGTGKTLLGKALAKAIGGEYARIQGHPDILPSDILGFHIYRLDGSREFVKGPVFSNILLFDELNRAPTRSQSAMLEAMQENQVTVDGVRYPLPKPFMVIGTQVPTKLATAPYQVLETLLDRFATSIKSYYNPIEEEEEIIEKSDVILELPIDQVTKPQELVQVAASLPQLIHVDKLIVNYIASLIGYLRSHEAVAFGPSHRASIHLMRVSRVYALMDNRDYVIPDDVKKLADPVISHRVRIKEEYELEGINIDSIIDEALNKVPVPK